The nucleotide window CACCCACGTAGTTGCGGGCCGCTTGCAGCGTGAAGCGGTCACTGATTTCCAAGGCCGAAGGCAGGTGCCCGCTGCCGAGGATGCGCTGCACCGCCGTGGCCGCCTCCGCAAAGTTGGCGAATCCGGCCCCGAGCATGGCACGGAGCGGCGGATGCGGGATGAGGCGCAGCGTGATTTCCGTCACGATGCCCAGCAGGCCCTCACTGCCCACGAAGAGGCCGATGAGATCGAAGCCCGTCTTGTTCTTGTGGCAACGACCACCGGCGCGCAGCACGGTGCCATCTGCCAGCACGGCTTCCAGACCGAGCACGTAGTGGCGCGTCACGCCATACTTCAGGCAGCGTGGACCACCGGCATTCGTGGCGATGTTTCCGCCCAGCGAGCACTCGCGCAGGCTGGCGGGGTCCGGCGGGTAAAACCAACCCTGTGCGCGTGCCGCATCCTGCAGGTCGCCTGTGATCACACCCGGCTGCACCACCGCGAGGCCATCGGCAATGTTCAGTTCCAGAATCTTGTTCATGCGTGCCAGCGAGAGGGCAATGCCTCCCTGCAATGGCACGCACCCGCCCACATACCCCACGCCTGAGCCCCGCGGCGTGACCGGGATGCGGCGCTCCGTGGCGAACTTCATGAGCGCGCTCACCTGCGCCGTGTTCTCTGCAAAGACCACCACCTCCGGCGTGCGCGAGGCGAACCACTTGTCCGTGGCATGCACCGCCAGCGTGCCCTCCTCCGTGGAGACATTCGAAGGACCGAGCAGGGCAATGAGTTCAGGAAGCCATTCTGGCTGGGGGGATGACATGCCCATTCCTAGCAGGGGAAGACGCGGGGGGCATCTGGAAAAGGTGCGCGAGGCGGGGCCGGGGGGGGGCGCGTCATTGCACAGTCGAGGAGAGTCTTTGCCCCCTTCCCATTCCATTTCCGCCGTCACCTCAGGGACAGAATAACTTTCTTTCCGCACAATCTGGTGTTTACCCTCGTCCCAACTCCCCTGCCCACCGGCTGCCATCCGGGGCAAGTATTTGTCTCGTTGTACGTTCGCGCCAACACACTCCCTAGCTTCACCCCATGACTCCGGAACAAGTCGCCCAGAGCTATGACCAACTGGCTCCCATTTGGAACAGCGACGACTTCAATCGGGCGAATGGCATCGCGCAGCACGAGAAGGCCATCCAGTTTTGTGAAGACAAGAAGACCGCCATCGACGTCGGCTGCGGGTCCAGCGGGCGCATCATCGACCTGATGCTGAAGGAGGATTTCGAAGTCGAGGGTCTAGACATCTCCCCGGAGATGCTCAGGCTGGCGAAGCAGCGGCATCCGGAGGTCACGTTTCACCTCGCGGACATCTGCACGTGGGAGTTCCCCCGGAAATATGACCTCATCTCCGCATGGGACAGCATCTGGCACGCGCCCTTGGTCGAGCACGAGAAGATTCTCCGGAAGCTGTGCACCGGGCTCAGCGAGGGCGGCATTCTCATCTTCACCAGTGGTGGGGTGGACCAGCCGGAGGACATCATCAATCCCTGTGAAGGCCAGCCCATGTACCACGCCGCCTTGGGAATCCCCAAGCTGCTCGAGATTGTGTCCGGGCAGGACTGCGTCTGCCGACATCTCGAGTACGACCAGTTTCCCGAGCTGCATATCTATCTCATTGTGCAGAAGATTGCGTGAGTGCGGAGGGGGTCAGTGAACGGCCCGGGACGTTTGATGTGCGGTGGAGGAATGCATGCGGGTCAGTGATTGGGAGTGCTGGAGCTTGATCCAGCACTCCCAATTCGCCACCTTCTCACATGACGTCACAGGCGTGATGCAACCACTTGCGGCCATATCGCCCCCTCTCACTTCCCACCGCCCAGCACCTCAATCACCTTCGCTTCCTCCGGCAGCTTCTCCTTGAGAAGCGCGTACAGTGAAGGCTTCCACGGGTCCAGATCGACGGTGATGCTCTTGATATTCCCAAGATACTTGCCCGTGCGCAGATCATAGACATGGGCCGGTTCCTTGAGCAGGGCCTGCGTTTGAATGGGTTTCTCCAGCGCTTCGTTCCCACCGGCCTGGGCGAGGTCCTCGCTCATGTGGTAGTCAATGTTCCTCTCGAACGCGATGAGCCGGGCATTGTTCCCAAGCTTGTAGCGATGGATGCGAACGCAATCGTCGAGGGCGATGCGGATGGGTGGTGGCTCGATGCCAACGGAAGTGTTCGCCAGGTCAGGCATGTACTCCCGTTCCTCCGCGGTCATCTCACCGAGGCGATTGGCCGGATAGCGCGCCATGTCGTACGGGGAGCCGGAACCGAGTTCTTCCCCACCTTTGAGATGATGCGCCGACTGACCGGTAGTACGGGACAGGTAGGGCAGCAGATGCTGCCTCGGGCCTGTGTACCTGCCATGACCATCGAAGCTTCCGGTGGGATTGCTGGCCACCATGCGCCAATGGTCATCCGGCTGATGAGTGCGCCAGCGATGGATGGCCAAAGCTTCCTGGTCCGTGATGGCATAACTCTGCGGCATCACAAACATGCGGTAGCCACCGCCCTCCAGCTCTCCTTTCTCAACCTGCTCCGTGCTGACAAAGCGCGGTGAATAGCCCATGTCCTGCAGCAGCTTCATCCAGCCATTGCGCACCCGCGCATGCCGGTTGTGCTTGCCCTCGTGACTGCTGAAACGTCGCGGCCACGTGCGACCATCCACCGTGCTCTCGATGAGCCACGCCACCTGGATGCTCGCCTGCGAGTAATGGATGGCGATGGGGTCGTATTCCTTCTCCGCCCGCAAGAAGAGCTTCGCCAGAGGTGAGGTCATCTCTTTCAGCGCAGGTGCAAGAGCTTTCCCCTTCTCCGTGAGCGGCGCATCGGGCTTCGCCATGTCTACGCAATCCTCACTCCACCAGATGATGCAGCCCTTGTCGCCTTCCAGCAGCAGATGCCAGAGGCGGCGCATGGCATGGTTCGTTTCCTTCTCGAAGACCGTGGCCAAAATAGGCTTGCCCGGCATGAAGCTGCCAAAGATTTCACGCGCATTCGCCACATCATAGGGCTCCACCCAATCGAGACTCTGCGAGAGTTTCCAGAGGTCATACCCGCCGAACGCATGTGGCATCTGCGT belongs to Roseimicrobium gellanilyticum and includes:
- a CDS encoding FAD-binding oxidoreductase: MSSPQPEWLPELIALLGPSNVSTEEGTLAVHATDKWFASRTPEVVVFAENTAQVSALMKFATERRIPVTPRGSGVGYVGGCVPLQGGIALSLARMNKILELNIADGLAVVQPGVITGDLQDAARAQGWFYPPDPASLRECSLGGNIATNAGGPRCLKYGVTRHYVLGLEAVLADGTVLRAGGRCHKNKTGFDLIGLFVGSEGLLGIVTEITLRLIPHPPLRAMLGAGFANFAEAATAVQRILGSGHLPSALEISDRFTLQAARNYVGEGVPSGDAHLIVEVDGQPEAVPLEIENLRVLLTGLGALEVSTAVGDAECEKFWKLRREFSYSLRATGLTKLNEDIVVPRGRLVELVTFAELLQQESGFPVACFGHAGDGNIHVNIMVPDMNDPVQRERAEVALDRLFHQVLALGGAITGEHGIGIAKERWFPEAVGEGALSTHQRLKAALDPLGILNPGKFVKAG
- a CDS encoding class I SAM-dependent methyltransferase; its protein translation is MTPEQVAQSYDQLAPIWNSDDFNRANGIAQHEKAIQFCEDKKTAIDVGCGSSGRIIDLMLKEDFEVEGLDISPEMLRLAKQRHPEVTFHLADICTWEFPRKYDLISAWDSIWHAPLVEHEKILRKLCTGLSEGGILIFTSGGVDQPEDIINPCEGQPMYHAALGIPKLLEIVSGQDCVCRHLEYDQFPELHIYLIVQKIA
- a CDS encoding beta-galactosidase, with translation MNHRSYAALLGVLLSGFLTDTALAEEATLRPWPEYQVILWVSGKSVEKPERVPLFLQRAREMGVTAGMVTGEGDPAHYLKAGMPYYVENIVRTGLCLKFRSPVTDWSGFINGWMEKRDEAAFVRPYCLEDPAWLEQSKKEVVRSATKHREHQPLLYDLRDELSVTTSANPFDYDFSPKSLLGFRAWLKTEYGTLEKLNQQWDTDFATWEEVRPFTTDQIKARMVTGERMPKGPPDWSALKRVEFDPFLDRSALVRWNFSPWCDFRSYMDSVLARSLQALRLSAREVDAATPVGIEGTQMPHAFGGYDLWKLSQSLDWVEPYDVANAREIFGSFMPGKPILATVFEKETNHAMRRLWHLLLEGDKGCIIWWSEDCVDMAKPDAPLTEKGKALAPALKEMTSPLAKLFLRAEKEYDPIAIHYSQASIQVAWLIESTVDGRTWPRRFSSHEGKHNRHARVRNGWMKLLQDMGYSPRFVSTEQVEKGELEGGGYRMFVMPQSYAITDQEALAIHRWRTHQPDDHWRMVASNPTGSFDGHGRYTGPRQHLLPYLSRTTGQSAHHLKGGEELGSGSPYDMARYPANRLGEMTAEEREYMPDLANTSVGIEPPPIRIALDDCVRIHRYKLGNNARLIAFERNIDYHMSEDLAQAGGNEALEKPIQTQALLKEPAHVYDLRTGKYLGNIKSITVDLDPWKPSLYALLKEKLPEEAKVIEVLGGGK